In the Streptomyces formicae genome, one interval contains:
- a CDS encoding ribose-phosphate diphosphokinase, whose amino-acid sequence MTGIKTTGEKKLMLFSGRAHPELAEEVAHKLGVGIVPTKAFDFANGEIYVRYQESARGADCFLIQSHTAPINKWIMEQLIMIDALKRASARSITVIVPFYGYARQDKKHRGREPISARLVADLMKTAGADRILTVDLHTDQIQGFFDGPVDHLFALPVLADYVGAKVDRSKLTVVSPDAGRVRVADRWCDRLGAPLAIVHKRRDKDVANQVTVHEVVGDVKGRVCVLVDDMIDTGGTICAAADALFAHGAEDVIVTATHGVLSGPAADRLKNSKVSEFVFTDTLPDPSGLELDKITVLSIAPTIANAVREVFEDGSVTSLFEEQ is encoded by the coding sequence GTGACCGGGATCAAGACGACCGGCGAGAAGAAGCTGATGCTCTTCTCCGGCCGCGCCCACCCCGAGTTGGCCGAGGAGGTCGCACACAAGCTGGGTGTCGGCATCGTGCCGACGAAGGCCTTCGATTTCGCCAACGGTGAGATCTACGTCCGCTACCAGGAGTCGGCGCGCGGCGCCGACTGCTTCCTGATCCAGAGCCACACCGCTCCGATCAACAAGTGGATCATGGAGCAGCTCATCATGATCGACGCGCTCAAGCGCGCGTCGGCCCGCTCCATCACCGTCATCGTGCCGTTCTACGGTTACGCGCGGCAGGACAAGAAGCACCGCGGCCGTGAACCGATCTCGGCCCGTCTGGTCGCCGACCTGATGAAGACCGCGGGTGCGGACCGCATCCTCACGGTCGACCTGCACACGGACCAGATCCAGGGCTTCTTCGACGGCCCGGTCGACCACCTCTTCGCCCTGCCGGTCCTCGCGGACTACGTGGGCGCGAAGGTCGACCGCTCGAAGCTGACGGTGGTCTCCCCCGACGCGGGCCGCGTGCGCGTCGCCGACCGCTGGTGCGACCGCCTCGGCGCCCCGCTGGCGATCGTCCACAAGCGCCGCGACAAGGACGTCGCCAACCAGGTCACCGTCCACGAGGTCGTCGGTGACGTGAAGGGCCGCGTCTGCGTCCTGGTCGACGACATGATCGACACCGGTGGCACCATCTGCGCCGCCGCCGACGCCCTGTTCGCGCACGGCGCGGAGGACGTCATCGTGACGGCCACGCACGGCGTGCTCTCCGGCCCCGCGGCCGACCGCCTGAAGAACTCCAAGGTCAGCGAGTTCGTCTTCACGGACACGCTGCCCGACCCGAGCGGTCTCGAACTCGACAAGATCACGGTGCTCTCGATCGCGCCGACGATCGCGAACGCGGTGCGCGAGGTCTTCGAGGACGGTTCGGTGACGAGCCTCTTCGAGGAGCAGTAG